A window of Synechococcus sp. MEDNS5 contains these coding sequences:
- a CDS encoding SRPBCC family protein has translation MERLPQGMRRLAVQLRTSLPVKDLWSVLTDYEALSEFIPNLSRSTLLARKGSLVTLSQIGSQQLLGLKFSASVQLELTEHRPEGLLQFRMLKGDFRRFEGCWRLQAVPDATLLLYDLTVQGCLGMPVALIEQRLRTDLTENLLAVEKEAIRRRSL, from the coding sequence ATGGAGCGCCTTCCCCAGGGCATGCGTCGTTTGGCCGTGCAGCTGCGGACTTCGCTGCCAGTGAAGGATCTTTGGTCGGTGTTGACCGACTATGAAGCGCTGAGCGAGTTCATCCCCAACCTTTCGCGCAGCACTCTTCTGGCGCGGAAAGGCAGTTTGGTGACGCTCTCCCAGATCGGCAGTCAGCAGCTTCTGGGGCTGAAGTTTTCCGCTTCTGTTCAACTTGAGTTGACTGAACATCGGCCGGAAGGGCTGCTTCAGTTCCGCATGCTGAAAGGCGATTTTCGCCGTTTCGAAGGATGTTGGCGACTTCAGGCTGTTCCCGATGCCACACTTCTCCTCTACGACCTAACGGTGCAAGGATGCCTTGGCATGCCTGTGGCGCTGATCGAACAGCGCCTGCGAACTGACCTCACTGAAAATTTACTTGCCGTAGAAAAAGAAGCGATCCGACGACGTTCTCTTTAA
- a CDS encoding histidine kinase — protein MDPTPRQQLGLLLVAGRHHLSSGDLRSLIQFLENEDCGFDVTLQVADPLQQPELLELHRLVVTPALVKLQPVPKQVFAGSSIFQQLRGWLPRWQQDEVVSGLGLSLKPTELDGSRTQRELQLEDQLLVLRQENETLIDRLQSQERLLRMVAHELRTPLTAATLALQSQQRGQIDLNRFRDVLKRRLEEIALLSKDLLEVGSTRWEALFNPQRLDLASVAAEAILELEKLWFGRNVTIHTDIPADLPLAYADQRRMRQVLLNLLENALKYTQDGGTIAVSMMHRTSQWIQVSVSDSGPGIPEQEQQRIFLDRVRLPQTSGGTSGFGVGLSVCRRIVEVHGGRIWVISEPGKGACFTFTVPVWQGQGQEKMSTVLTEGQLAP, from the coding sequence ATGGATCCCACACCACGACAGCAACTGGGCCTTCTTCTTGTTGCTGGTCGTCACCACCTTTCGAGCGGTGATCTGCGCTCCCTGATCCAGTTTCTGGAGAATGAGGACTGCGGTTTCGACGTCACGCTTCAGGTTGCTGATCCTCTGCAGCAGCCTGAATTGCTGGAGCTTCACCGATTGGTTGTGACACCAGCGCTGGTGAAACTTCAGCCGGTTCCGAAGCAAGTGTTTGCCGGCAGCAGCATTTTTCAGCAGCTGAGGGGATGGCTACCGCGCTGGCAGCAGGACGAAGTCGTCAGTGGGCTCGGGCTTAGCCTCAAGCCAACGGAGCTGGATGGCAGTCGCACACAGCGAGAGCTCCAATTGGAAGATCAACTTCTTGTTCTACGTCAGGAAAATGAAACGCTGATCGACCGCCTGCAATCCCAGGAACGCTTGCTTCGCATGGTGGCCCATGAACTGCGAACGCCACTCACCGCGGCCACCCTCGCGCTGCAGAGTCAACAACGGGGGCAAATCGATCTCAATCGCTTCAGGGATGTTCTGAAACGGCGCCTCGAGGAGATCGCTTTGCTGTCGAAAGATCTGCTGGAGGTCGGAAGCACCCGCTGGGAAGCCTTGTTCAACCCTCAGAGGCTTGACCTTGCCAGCGTGGCAGCTGAGGCGATTCTGGAGCTGGAGAAGCTTTGGTTCGGCAGGAATGTGACCATTCACACCGACATCCCAGCAGACCTTCCCCTGGCCTACGCCGACCAGCGGCGCATGCGCCAAGTGCTTCTGAATCTCCTGGAAAACGCCCTGAAATACACCCAGGACGGCGGAACGATTGCTGTCAGCATGATGCACCGCACCAGTCAGTGGATCCAGGTCAGCGTCAGCGACAGTGGTCCAGGCATTCCAGAACAGGAGCAGCAACGCATTTTTCTCGACAGGGTCCGCCTTCCGCAGACCTCCGGGGGAACATCGGGGTTCGGGGTCGGGCTATCGGTGTGCAGGCGCATCGTGGAGGTGCATGGCGGACGCATCTGGGTGATCTCCGAACCGGGTAAGGGTGCATGCTTCACCTTCACTGTTCCTGTCTGGCAAGGACAGGGTCAGGAGAAGATGTCCACAGTCTTGACGGAGGGTCAGTTGGCCCCGTAA